cttcttcttcctcttcttcttctacctcttcttcctcttcctcttcctcttcctcttcctcttcctcttcttcctcggGTATTATGGTCTTTGGTTTCCAGATCTCCAACAAGCTATCATCACCACAGGTAATGTGGAGCCCATCTAAAGTAGGATGAATGTCGACTTCGTTTATTCTGTTGGTGTGCCCTCCGCTGATGAACTTGAGACAAGGATCTGTGGTTCTAgagttcttgttcttctttccaTTTTCAGGAACGTCGGTTGGGTAGATGAACTCTTCATCCAAGCTGTCCAAGTCCCAGATTAATACTCGCTTGTCTAAAGACCAGGAAGTAAGCTTATTAGGATTACAAACAGAATCCCATTTCAAGCCAGCAATACTGTCGTCATGGCCGAATAACTTACGAAACGGCGTAGTTGGGTTTCTTAGGTCgtacaagttgatcacATTATCTCTTCCACCAGTAGCCAATAAAGTTGGGATATCCTGATGAAATTTCATGGCATTTTGAATGTGTTtagtttccaagttgatggcAACACTATCTGCGGCCGGAGATCTCAAATCATGGATCTGTACCGTGTAATCATCAGAGCACGATCCAAAGATAGACTTATGGGACGAGTTCAAAGTCAAGTCGTTGATAACAGCATTATGGCTTTTATATGATTGCATGGGAGTAGAAGGTTTGGAAACATCCCACAAGGCAATCTGGGAGTCGTTGGATCCCGACAAAAACTCAATATCATTGAGCCATTGTAACGCATAGCCCTCCAATTTGTGATatttgaagtcaatggAGTCCTTTGACCCATTGACCAAGTTGTACAAATGAACAATTCCTTCGCTATCAAAGGTGATAACGTTCTCCGAGTTGGGAGAAacctccaacttgttgacttCCCCATTGTGTTTCCATGTTGACTCGACCTTaaagttggtggtgcttACACCTCTGGATGGAATGGCCAACTTTGAGGACGTTGGATTCTGTTTGGAGAAATCCTCCGATAAAGTGCTGGGCAACTCCACTGAACCCAACTTTAAGTAATCCTGCGAGTGTTGAGACGAGTTGGAACCGTATAAGAACTTGACGATAATTTTACTCTTGTCATCAGACCATTCGTACTTTGGAAGCCATTTAACTGATAATGACGGGAAATCCAACGCATGAGTGTGAATGGTATCGTACAATAACGGGACGGtctttttccaaatcttgaatTCCTCGTTGACAatcttctccttcaactgtTGTTCCTGGACGACTTCTCGTTCGGCCTGAGCAATTTCTGATGCGCTGTTGAGAGTCATAGTAATGAGCAGTGGTATCTCGGCTTGCAAGTTTTATCAACTTTTGCACAACGCGAAAAAAACGTGAGGCAGGCTGCGAGTGAGCATACATGTATAGAACCTATATACTAATATGTAATTATTTCCCGATGATGCCTAGAAGAGGAACATCCTCAGATGACATCCTCACCCAATTGGTCCTCTTCAGGCTCATCAAAGTACGTACTGAACGTGTAGACGGTTCCGTAGATAAgaccacctccaacaatCGTCAACACCATGGCAGTTTTGGTTAATATCATGGAGTGGTGTAACAACACCGGCAAAAACACCCCtgaaaccaccaaaaatgcCGAAACAAACTGGCCAGCTTCCTTAAGAAAGTTACCCTGTGATGAAGTGACGGGATCGAAATTAAAGTCATAGTCGTTGGAACTGGTCAACGCCTTTGTGATGGCCACCGGCAAGTGTGCAATAGCACATATTATCCCGTTGATTATGGGATACCAATTGCCATATATTCCCGCTAGAACCACAAGTAAAAACCCCATAGATAATACTATTGATAAGCcaatgatcttgttgaGTGGGTTTCCACGGAAGCTTTCAGTGGAGTTCATTGTCTGGAGAACAGTCGTATGTTTTTGTGGTTAGACGGACAAGTAGGTAAGGGTtagaatttgcagccaattgTAGATTAGGAAATGGATGTGATGTTGAGCTACGTTGAATGATACTCCTGGTGCGAATTGGGTTCGAGTCGcatttttttggtggtgaacgGTATCAAAGCCACTAAATCACAAACTGAATGTTAGCCGACGACTACCCAGAGCTCCTCAAGCCGGTGGTGTTGCAACCTTCGAAATCAAAGGAGCTGATAAAGTTACCCCCAGGGTTCTCTGAGAAGGTTTCagtcaagaagaatacTGTGGAGGTCAAACAACCTCCCAATcttgatgaattgaagaacagAAAAGCGTGGGAAATGGCAGTAGGCCCAGCCAAATCCATTCCCATGAACTTGGTAATGAGTTATATGACCGGAAACTCGTTGCAGATGATCCCAATCATGATGACGTTGATGTTGTTTCTAAATCCATTGAAAGCTATTTTCAACGATACCAACAAGATGTTCAAGCACCTAGAAACAGAGAAAAATTCGGCTGTCATTCTACAAGCAAAACTCGTGTTTGTGGTATGTCAGTTGGCGTGTATGTCGATAGGTATATGGAAGTTGAACCTGATGGGCCTTATTCCTAAAAGTGATGCTGACTGGTTATCGTTTAAGAAGCCTACGACGTTTGCCGAGACTATTCGTTTATTAAGTTGAATCAGGTAGACTTTTCATATATCTGTTGCAAGTTGTATTTACAGAGTTTCTCATAGTCGTCAACAACACTCATACCTATGCTTGTTTTATAGCATTCAATCAATATTAATTTATGGtagtttttcaagtccaccGAATGCCCATGATCTCTTCCCACCATTTCTGCAACTGTCTTGATAATTACATCTTTTTCGATGGCattgaagtttcttctCGTCACGTTGATGGCAAACTTTACAGGAACTTGgtcattttcttgatgaaagTGAGGTGCAAGCACTCTAGTACAAAGTTTCTTAAGTTCTTCAATACTTGCTGACACCGTAAAAGTAACTGGAGTTAACTTCTGGGTAAATCTGGTGGTCTTAATCTTGCTGCGGAAACTGTCCTGACATACTTTTTTACAAAACAACTCGGGTTCAATGGGTTTTTTGGTCTTGATGAACACCAAACACTCGCATTCTAAGTTCAACGCAGAAAACAACGATTTTTTCGACTTGGTGTCCTTTAAGTCCTCCActtccttcttgatctgATCCTCTATCGAAAGTTCCTTTGGTTCTTCTCCATCAGTTtcctcgtcatcttctACAGCTGATAGGTCATAATACTCTTCAGCCTTTTCGGTGAACAAATTCATAAGTTCCTTCACACAACCTTTCTCTTTGCCCCTCGTACAAGTGGCATATATTCCTGTGGTGTTGGGTTCTATAATGGCAGAggccttgaacttcttgtgATTTCTTTTCCCTCCGTTATCTGCTTTTCTCTTACCCATACCTGCAATGGACACTTTTCACTCGCATCTTCATATTTATGATGGGTCGTGCACATGGACAGATGGATGGGATGGATATCCTATAACATCGTTTAGGAAGCGAAAGGCACAAGTATTTCCGAATATTTGTGATTGTATaatcatccacaaatacatGTAGCCAACTAAAGACCATATAACATATTTTTAtgttcaccttcaactctGCCCCACAAATCCAATCTCACTTGTCGCACTGTGAGATTCTTTATCTTCACCGCAAGGATGATCTTGGAGTTTCCACTAGATGTGTGGGGTTTGATCATTGAGAGAGGCCGTTTGGACATTCCCGATGTGCTAAATCTCCTAAGAGTGAACAAACAGCTTAACGTGCTTCTCAAGCACAATTCTATCTGGTATAGAATCATGTATAACAAATACCTtaaactccaacttcaattcgATATAAAGTCCGCCAAACAGTTGGTGCGTGCTAGAAATGACGGTTCGACCTCACAGAACTACTTTCAGACTTGTATGTGGTTCTACAAAAAGGACCTTGAATATCACAACAGTATCCCAGACACAAATGCAGATATAGGCATGTTTTTGGATAGGTTTTctattgatgatgactaCTTGCCAATAATATATaaccattaccaccaacTTCCTCAAGACTATACAGAGATGATtagaaagaagaattatCGGATTCACTTGCTGGAAAGAGCTGATTGCCTCAATTTATTACAAGCACAGTCTTTTAAAGTTGGTATAGACTACTTGAGCAAGATGTTTAACGGAGAGATTGATACAACGTCGGCCCTGGCCCTTGAAGAATTCTGGTTCAATATCAGTCTCCTTGACCGGGCGTCTCATAGCTTGGTGTATACCAGACAGCAGGTCCTCAAGAGAATATTCAAGTTGCTTCACCGTGACATACgaatcaaaatcttctttaATGAAAGCATACATCTGAATGTGCTGCTAATTCTGGTGGAGAACGATAAGGACATACTTGTTTTTAAGGATGAGCAGGCTTTGATGCAGTTGATTGTTCATATATTCCGGTTGTCGATGTCGTGTTTAGAGTTTCAGAACCCATTGGTTTCAATTGACGATGAGGTGGTGTTTGGCAAGTATTGTTCATCGTATTTCCTAGAGGATTTTAGTCTTCTTCGGCTTTATGGAGGACAAGTCAAGGGTCACCCGTTCTTGATAATGGCGATTCTtatcaaagtcattgacGAGTTTTTGATTTCGAACTACAGAATTAGGTTCGAAGACTCTGAGAACATTGAGAATCTCCAAATCAACatgacttcaacttatctTCGGGTCAGAAACCACTTGTTTTCGTTCGATAGAAAGACCTTAACTCTCTTCACAAGTTTCGACGTCTATACCATCAGTgaagtggtgatgaacttgaggAACAGAAGCTATTTCGagatctccaagttcattgagCCATTGGAGTTCAAATATGTGGTGGAGTGTTTCCTTCATTTAGACACATTTATGGAAGCAAAGTCTCTTGATACAATCATGCGCCCTGATTACTACTTCACCAACCCTATTGTGAATTTAAATTCATTTGTCCATCACGAGTTTAACACTATCTCAGCCCAAGCATATTCGTTTCTCAAGCTCTTGTGCCGCTACATCCAAGATATTGACTCAGAAAATGATTTTCTCGATTCGATGTTCTGTAGGGAACTTGAACGGAGCATGAACTATTTGAACAACCACATCTATTTTAACGCTATCTTCCACACGTTGCAAAACAACCCTCTGAAGCAAAATAAAGTCAAGGCTCACTTCTTAGATCATCCATCTGAAGATTGGCTTTTTTCTGAAAACTTTGCTTTATTTGAAGACAACTCTAAGATCTCCATtaagaagattttgaagaactacTTCTTTGTCAAGGTAAGAGATCCAACAAAACCGTTACAATCCGGGACTATTATCAAGCAtgagaagtttgaaacCTACGGAATTGTTTTGGGCGAGGTGATGACAACCAACGAGAATACCCATTATTATAGGGTCTACACCACTAAGAAAACCACTGAATGCTACAACCTCAATTCGATTTCGGTTGTGGATCATAATACAAAAGACTTGGATAAACTCCTTAACTTCATTCTCAAGTCTTGCGGTGAAGATGTTATTGCCTCGCTTTTCGGCAATTGCCTAGTGTTATCGGAGTCCCATCCTCTACTTCTCATGTTTTAACGAATATACAGCATAAGTATCATTTTTTGCATCTCATCTTTTTCGCACTCATTCACTTCTCGGAAGCAGCACATCTTTCGAGCAGCAAGTTAGTGACTGATATTCGAATTCTCTTCGATATGTTATCCCTTAAGCAATTGGCTCGTGCTCGCCAACCAGAAAGGCTCTCTATGGCTTTGTTCAGCAGGTTCCAATCCACTCATCAAAGGGTTATAGGAATAGATTTGGGAACCACCAACTCTGCAGTTGCAATTGTCCAGGGACAAGATGcaaagattcttgaaaacGAAGAAGGAGGTAGAACAACGCCATCGATCGTGGCATTCGATGAAAGAGATCCGGCCAACACCAAGACGTTGGTGGGCTTGCCGGCGAAGAGACAAGCAGTTATCAATTCGCAAAACACATTCTTCGCTACCAAGAGATTAATTGGAagacaatttgaagatgaagaagttcaagaggACTTGACCAATACTTCGTACACCATCATTCCTAGCGAAAATGGTGAAGCCTGGTTGTCAACAGTTAACGGGCTAAAGTTGTCACCATCCCACATCAGCAGTTACATCTTACAGAACATGAAACAAGTTGCTGATATCCATTTATCTGAACCTGTAAACCATGCGGTGGTAACGGTTCCAGCCTACTTCAATGATGCTCAGAGACAAGCCACAAAAGCTGCTGGAAAACTTGCTGGGCTCGAAGTATTAAGGGTTGTCAATGAACCAACGGCTGCGGCCCTAGCGTATGGTATTGATAAAAGACAAAAGGACGGAGTGGTGGCCgtgtttgatttgggagGAGGAACGTTCGATATATCGATCTTAGACATCGAAGATGGGGTTTTTGAGGTGAGAGCTACAAACGGTAATACCCATTTGGGAGGAGAAGACTTTGAtatgttgttgttgaatttcATCATTGATCATTTCAAGACGCAAAATGGTATTGACTTACTGACCGATAAGTTGGCCGTACAAAGAATCAGGGAAGCTGCTGAAAAGTGTAAGATTGAGTTGAGTCATGTTAAGGAAACCGAGATTAATATTcctttcatcaaagacgATAAGCATATTAAACTCAAATTGACTGAAGATGAGCTTGATGCAATGTCTTTGCACTTAATCAACAAAACAATAGACCCTGTGAAAAGGTGTATCAGAGATGctgacttgaagatcaaggATGTGGATGAAGTGATCTTGGTGGGTGGTATGACTAGAATGCCTAAGGTACGAAAGACTGTTGAGGAGTTGTTTGGAAAGAAACCGAACACTTCAGTGAATCCGGATGAAGCTGTGGCCTTAGGTGCTGCTATTCAAGGGGCCATATTATCAGGCCAAATCAAAAATGTTGTCCTTTTGGATGTAACTCCCTTATCATTGGGCATTGAGACATACGGAGGAATTTTTAGTCCTTTGATTCCTAGGAATGCTGCTATTCCCATCAAGAAGGAGCAAGTGTTTTCCACCGCTGTAGATGGTCAAACTGGGGTGGAAATCAAAGTGTATCAGGGTGAAAGAACATTGGTTAAagacaacaagttgatcgGACACTTCAAATTGTCTAATATTCCAGTAAGCCCAAAAGGTGTTCCTCAGATTGGTGTTACTTTCGAAATAGATGCTGACGGTATTATAAATGTTAGTGCATCTGACAATACAAAGTATTCTGAAGACCTGCCACACTACGGTAAAAGTAATACTGTTTCTATAACTGTTGCAGGGGAAAATGAATTGACcgaacaagaagttcaaagattgttggaagaaagtGCAAAAAATGCTAAAAGAGATATGGAATTGAAACAACATATCGAAAACGCTACAAGAGCCGAGGTTATCTGCTCTGATACCGACAATGCATTGATccaatttgatgatttcatGGAGCAAGAGGAGAAACTGGTTATAGTTCAGATGGTGAAAGACTTGAGAGTCAAAATCGACGATATTAGAGAACGGAATATCATCCACGATCCCCAAGAAATCAGAAACGATGTTAACGAATTGCAAAAGGTTTGCTTGGCAGCAATCCAAAAGGTTGCAATTAAGcagcaacaacttcaaaagaaAACTAAGAAGGAATAGGCTTTCTTCGTGAACTTGTATATATGTAT
The sequence above is drawn from the Yamadazyma tenuis chromosome 3, complete sequence genome and encodes:
- a CDS encoding uncharacterized protein (COG:B; EggNog:ENOG503PASI); the encoded protein is MTLNSASEIAQAEREVVQEQQLKEKIVNEEFKIWKKTVPLLYDTIHTHALDFPSLSVKWLPKYEWSDDKSKIIVKFLYGSNSSQHSQDYLKLGSVELPSTLSEDFSKQNPTSSKLAIPSRGVSTTNFKVESTWKHNGEVNKLEVSPNSENVITFDSEGIVHLYNLVNGSKDSIDFKYHKLEGYALQWLNDIEFLSGSNDSQIALWDVSKPSTPMQSYKSHNAVINDLTLNSSHKSIFGSCSDDYTVQIHDLRSPAADSVAINLETKHIQNAMKFHQDIPTLLATGGRDNVINLYDLRNPTTPFRKLFGHDDSIAGLKWDSVCNPNKLTSWSLDKRVLIWDLDSLDEEFIYPTDVPENGKKNKNSRTTDPCLKFISGGHTNRINEVDIHPTLDGLHITCGDDSLLEIWKPKTIIPEEEEEEEEEEEEEEEEEVEEEEEEEDEKKNDMEVDQEK
- a CDS encoding uncharacterized protein (COG:T; EggNog:ENOG503P5CJ), whose protein sequence is MNSTESFRGNPLNKIIGLSIVLSMGFLLVVLAGIYGNWYPIINGIICAIAHLPVAITKALTSSNDYDFNFDPVTSSQGNFLKEAGQFVSAFLVVSGVFLPVLLHHSMILTKTAMVLTIVGGGLIYGTVYTFSTYFDEPEEDQLGEDVI
- a CDS encoding uncharacterized protein (EggNog:ENOG503P544; COG:S; BUSCO:EOG09264KSI) produces the protein MLADDYPELLKPVVLQPSKSKESIKLPPGFSEKVSVKKNTVEVKQPPNLDELKNRKAWEMAVGPAKSIPMNLVMSYMTGNSLQMIPIMMTLMLFLNPLKAIFNDTNKMFKHLETEKNSAVILQAKLVFVVCQLACMSIGIWKLNSMGLIPKSDADWLSFKKPTTFAETIRLLS
- a CDS encoding uncharacterized protein (EggNog:ENOG503NWIV; COG:S; BUSCO:EOG09264829) codes for the protein MGKRKADNGGKRNHKKFKASAIIEPNTTGIYATCTRGKEKGCVKELMNLFTEKAEEYYDLSAVEDDEETDGEEPKELSIEDQIKKEVEDLKDTKSKKSLFSALNLECECLVFIKTKKPIEPELFCKKVCQDSFRSKIKTTRFTQKLTPVTFTVSASIEELKKLCTRVLAPHFHQENDQVPVKFAINVTRRNFNAIEKDVIIKTVAEMVGRDHGHSVDLKNYHKLILIECYKTSIGMSVVDDYEKLCKYNLQQIYEKST
- a CDS encoding uncharacterized protein (EggNog:ENOG503PVB9), with translation MILEFPLDVWGLIIERGRLDIPDVLNLLRVNKQLNVLLKHNSIWYRIMYNKYLKLQLQFDIKSAKQLVRARNDGSTSQNYFQTCMWFYKKDLEYHNSIPDTNADIGMFLDRFSIDDDYLPIIYNHYHQLPQDYTEMIRKKNYRIHLSERADCLNLLQAQSFKVGIDYLSKMFNGEIDTTSASALEEFWFNISLLDRASHSLVYTRQQVLKRIFKLLHRDIRIKIFFNESIHSNVSLISVENDKDILVFKDEQALMQLIVHIFRLSMSCLEFQNPLVSIDDEVVFGKYCSSYFLEDFSLLRLYGGQVKGHPFLIMAILIKVIDEFLISNYRIRFEDSENIENLQINMTSTYLRVRNHLFSFDRKTLTLFTSFDVYTISEVVMNLRNRSYFEISKFIEPLEFKYVVECFLHLDTFMEAKSLDTIMRPDYYFTNPIVNLNSFVHHEFNTISAQAYSFLKLLCRYIQDIDSENDFLDSMFCRELERSMNYLNNHIYFNAIFHTLQNNPSKQNKVKAHFLDHPSEDWLFSENFALFEDNSKISIKKILKNYFFVKVRDPTKPLQSGTIIKHEKFETYGIVLGEVMTTNENTHYYRVYTTKKTTECYNLNSISVVDHNTKDLDKLLNFILKSCGEDVIASLFGNCLVLSESHPLLLMF
- a CDS encoding uncharacterized protein (EggNog:ENOG503PCAZ; COG:O) encodes the protein MLSLKQLARARQPERLSMALFSRFQSTHQRVIGIDLGTTNSAVAIVQGQDAKILENEEGGRTTPSIVAFDERDPANTKTLVGLPAKRQAVINSQNTFFATKRLIGRQFEDEEVQEDLTNTSYTIIPSENGEAWLSTVNGLKLSPSHISSYILQNMKQVADIHLSEPVNHAVVTVPAYFNDAQRQATKAAGKLAGLEVLRVVNEPTAAALAYGIDKRQKDGVVAVFDLGGGTFDISILDIEDGVFEVRATNGNTHLGGEDFDMLLLNFIIDHFKTQNGIDLSTDKLAVQRIREAAEKCKIELSHVKETEINIPFIKDDKHIKLKLTEDELDAMSLHLINKTIDPVKRCIRDADLKIKDVDEVILVGGMTRMPKVRKTVEELFGKKPNTSVNPDEAVALGAAIQGAILSGQIKNVVLLDVTPLSLGIETYGGIFSPLIPRNAAIPIKKEQVFSTAVDGQTGVEIKVYQGERTLVKDNKLIGHFKLSNIPVSPKGVPQIGVTFEIDADGIINVSASDNTKYSEDSPHYGKSNTVSITVAGENELTEQEVQRLLEESAKNAKRDMELKQHIENATRAEVICSDTDNALIQFDDFMEQEEKSVIVQMVKDLRVKIDDIRERNIIHDPQEIRNDVNELQKVCLAAIQKVAIKQQQLQKKTKKE